The genomic region NNNNNNNNNNNNNNNNNNNNNNNNNNNNNNNNNNNNNNNNNNNNNNNNNNNNNNNNNNNNNNNNNNNNNNNNNNNNNNNNNNNNNNNNNNNNNNNNNNNNNNNNNNNNNNNNNNNNNNNNNNNNNNNNNNNNNNNNNNNNagttcactgtactccaatggcctccacagtcaccagatctcagtccaatagagcacctttgggatgtgctggaacgggagattctcatcatggatgtgcagccgacaaatctgcagcaactgtgtgatgtcatcatgtcaatatggaccaaagtctctgaggaatgtttccagcaccttgttgtgtctgtgacaccaagaattaaaaagggggtccaacctggaactagcaaggtgtacctaataaagtggctgatgAATGATGcacacactgtaaatatttCTTATTATTTCTGTACATATTTTGTTAAACATAGTAGCATAATGTCCATATTTTTGTCCATTCTCAATGCTTTCCATCAGAGTCACTGTAATGTATCACAATTTCCTCCCAgaaatcaataaagtatttctgattctgactgTTCTTGACTGTTGCAGTACTTTGAAATGAAATCCCAGccttcactttatttttcattattcttGTGATTTCTTTGATGTCACAatattttgaccaaatacatcgacatgatatccaaaatctaagactaTATCCACTTCAGTATCAagatatcaatataatatcagtATACAACCGAGCACTCTGTCGTTATGAACCTTATTCTGATTCTTAAAGACAATATTTCACACGTATAgccaaacatattgatttattgaatcACATAAATCCATTTCCACTGACAGCAAACTCAATCTTTATAGTAcagtttcacacacaaacagaacatgCAGTACAAGAGAAAAGGCAACGAGATACAAAGATGCTTCATAAGAAAACCGAAAATACAACAGTGAAAACTGTTTGAATCATTTCATGAGAAACAACGTCTCATAATTATCAGAGAGCTGAGCTAATAACAGCAGGCAGAGAGAACATGTCAGCACATAAACACAGCCGtgactctcacacactcacactctcacacacacacacacacacacacacacacacacaatagagAGCTGAGATCCCGCTGCACTTCTGGGTCGGCTTCTGTTCCACCAGCTTCCTGTTCCTAATGTACATTATTTCCCTCGGGGGGTTTCCTTTATCCTTCTTCTGAAAGGCGAACGTGATACTGTTTCTGTCCACGAGCTCAATGAAGATCGACTACACTGCAGCATCTGAGCATCTTctcattttaaccaagataaCAATATTTTTGTCAGCACAGTTCAAATATCAGTCTGAAGGTTCATTTATACTCTCTTTACCTACAACAATTGATATGACGATTTTAAACGTAAACGTCGCTGCCCTCACACCTCCATGCATACTTTGTGTCGACCACAGACTGtctataaagatggacaacccagtctcactccaaagtcgtcaaatccagtgcttgggcagcaacttgtggcgtcagacactgccGAAAAAGTcgtcctttaacattggcatgatactcAGCTGGTCGCCATTATATTTTAATAGCActcggcggcatcaggggggaaacgcggcgggacaagaacaaaagttaaggcagtgaaagtcaagtgggggtggtggatgggtccaacaaacacagactttcacctgggagagcagcgttcgtgtcccgtaagattataaagccaaaccctgttctttttcctaaacccaaccacgtgtctgtgttgttgggaaaaaagtaaatttgTGCTGATGTACTGAcatagagcttttattttgaaagagactgtatgcaaactgtacatttcctttgaaaacggaagtgtattttgaaaacacacaatatatgttatgttgtgttcacaccaaacgtgATGCAAATTTTCACATCACGTTACTCGCGTGAGTTTGAAGGCTATAATATCTTGTGTTGGCTTGCTTCATACACGTGAATAACTTCTGCCGGTATATCCTCGGTGTCATACATCCCTGGAGGATTTCAATGCCGACTAGCTATCATGATGCAAATTGGTCGCTGAAGTTTTGACTTTAGTGTGTGCCCCAAAATCATGGTACTTGCTTCATTTGCGTCGCTTAATTCAAGTATTTTGGATCACATCCATCGCGTCTAATTGTGTCTGTACATGTAATTGACTCACCGAATGCGCATGCAATATTGGCATAGCGTTACTCACGCGAGTTTGaacactagaatattttgtgctgACTCGCTTCATACACGGGTGAAATCGATAAATGAACTACCATCGGTAGATCCCCGGCGTCAAAAGTCTAGAAGGGATGATTTAATTATTCTATCCCCATTCAAGTAAACAGAGTGCTAAACCTAGGTCAGTCACTCGTCAGGCAGAAGTTGGCCGCTCAGCTGTGCTCAGCTGGACTCTTATCCAGCATGTGAAATTTGCAGCAGACTGGACTACGCAAAGTCAAGCTACAACAGCTTCCTGTGTCATGTTGAAACATCAAAATTTGCCTCACCACCACAGCAACTGCGTTCCACGAAAACAGAAATGCTGCCAAAGTTTGCCGTAGATCTATTGAATCCTTTAGAATAAGTATCAAAGTCTTACGCCTGTGAAGTGCTTACAATGGCGTGTTCTCACATGACATTAGCAAAATTCGAGCTATCAACAATTCCTTCACAATTTTGGCATCACATTAGTCAGAGGGTTACACCACCTAAATCTGAAACGAATCCAATGAACCCTGCAGGAGGAGTTCTATAGAGGTTgcataaaaaacatgaaaactgcaccaaattcaaaatggctgacttccagGTGGGCAGAGCTAATGAAACTCAATTTGAAATTTGTCCAGAATGATAAGAGGAATATATATTTCAAATTTCATGATTATTAGAGCAACTCTGAGGCCTTCCACACATCAGAGGGCGCTAAGAATAATTGTGTTATCTTTGTTAAAATGACAAGGTGTTCAAACTTCCTGTAGAGCAGTGCTGCAGATAAACAGTTTGGAACAtggacagaaaataaacagcattATGGTTCAGTATTTACTTGTCTGGCCTAAGCAAGAGGAGCACAGGCTTTCTGAAAAACTAGCAGGACTTCAGCTCTCTATAAACTTCATCTTCTACCTATCTCCCAAATTCTGTTTCTGTAGACTGAGAGATGTAAAACTGGCCAATAAATCTGTTACTTCATCCAcctgagaaaaaagagaaagaatagatactgtaaatgataaaataaataatcaatacaTGCAGatctattaaaaaaagacacacattaAGTTTAGTGACACAATAGATTTATGTTTTTCTGCCTGTGAGTGTGAGAATCATTCAGCACGTCTCACCTGCTCTTTGGTGCGCgtgtgctgcagctgtgttGAAATGTGCTCCAGCCTCTCTTTAGCTTCACTCTGACCCATTAAGTTCAGGTATTCTCTCAGCATCTGAATGATCTGTGAGGGAAAGTCAGATATGAACATCTTCAGCAACACTTCCGCTCTAAAAGAATGCAGTTGTTGGTATCTATCCAGGGCCTAAACCAAGAACATGAACGTGTCCTCTACCTGTGTGACTTCCCCTCTCAGAGTTTCTAAGCTGCGTGAATCTCCCTCCTGCAGAATATTAAGCTTGGAGCGTGCTAGATGCAGAGGGGTCCGGCCTGCTCGGTCGAGGGCGTCCACACGGGCTCctgtacaaaaacaataaacGCACAAACCTCTCCGTTACACATGCTTATTAAATAATTTCTATGAATTTCTTAAGTAAAGTTGAATAACAATCACACTTAGAGTTTCTTAACTCTAAATAACGGATCAGTGACGGTATAGATAGATGGGATTTAAGGGAACGCCCAGAAAATGTCACATCCTCTCATGTCGAGGGAGAAAACAAAGCATTCTTTACAATGCTGAAGAGTTGCTGTGTAGCTTTCTGCACACCAAATACACTTAAAAATCCAGggttaaagatttttttttaacatagaccgttttttctaatgtttttgtgtctaaatgacgaatgggaacaacagttttttaaaatttgtccaATATCAAGACAGAGTAGTGGCCAGGCTGCAATGGAGACACGCAGGGCATGTTCTCACTGGCAATTTATCTCAACTAAAAATGTCCAGACCATTTTGTTTAACCAgtaacagccccaaaattgccaTTGTCACgcacaccagactccatttaaagaaacagtaattttatcatcctaaaacacacttcattcaaagtcgccagaaacaaaataaaactcacagaaaccatcttgattcgtctttccactgttccaacaatcaccaactctggttagATTGAAATAAACTCCTAACTCACCCAGagagatgtgaaaatatgctgactccATACATgcttaaattatattttatttaaatggagtctggtgggtttggtgttggagattttggggctgtttctggctaaacaaaaaggatcttactctgcGCCTGACAACATTACAGCACATTATCAAAAACATAGGATAATGGCACTGAGTAAAGTTAGCCGTGCTGTACAGTCTGAAAGCATGCATGTTAAATCATGCTAGTCAATAAAAATAACCCTCCTTAATGCATTTGACCTCACATGCGCTCCTTCAGGTCAACAGGCTCATCACACATTGTgtttaaatgaataaagttCATTTTGCTCTTGTTGATTTTCAGCTAACTATAATGGGACACGTGTATATAGACAGAATTCAACCTTCTACAGTGGTCTCACCTCCTCTCAGCAGTGTGGTGATTACAGGCACATGGTTGGTACAGGccgctgcagacacacaggttCAAATCATCAACACAAATTACAAGAATAAAAGggttttaaaacaaacacctgAATGTAAAAACATCACTTAAATTcttctttatgtttttctgaAGTTGATCTTCACGTTAGCAGGTGTGAGGCTGACGCAGCTGCACAGCTGTGAGTCAGAGTGAAACCTCTGTCACATGCATCACTGACCACAGTGCTACAGGTTTTAGACGTGGTGATTGCTGTCTCTCACCCAGATGGAGGGGGGTATTCCCCAGACTGTCTCGCTGGTTGGGGTCAGCGCCGTGGCTCAGCAACAGCTGCACTATAGATGGAAAAAAAGGATGTTTGAAAAAGGATATTTAATTATTAACAATTTGGACAGAGCTGTCACTGATTCTAAAACCAATAAAGAGAAGTGTAGACAGAAATCATGTATATAATCATATGCAGCAGGCTGACAATAGCCACCAACCCATGGAGGGAGTAAGAGTAATGAGTGAAACAGCAACAGTTAAATATGGGTTGTGCTTGTCGTCTTTATTAGAATATCATTTACTAATTTCTACTTATGAACTCTTATTTTTTATAGTGGTAAAACTACACTGTAAAGCTATAGAACATCACACTGAGACGTTCAGTGTATCATTCAATGACGCTACAGTGAGATGGACGTGTTTGCTTGCACTCTGCTCTTCAAACTGCAACCACCCTGCTTGTAatggacaaaaataaacaaacaactctttttttgtgtgtggtggGAATCTCCAGGCACCTCACAATTCCGTTCGATTTGATTCAAAGAGGTACGATTTGATGATTAGGCCATTATCTAAGAAATGAATGTCTACCCCGCCCCTAGCGTCCAGTATGTACCAGATCTGTCTGTCAAACAGCCGAGTGCTCATGAATCCCCAACTTTTCTCACCTGCCCACTCGCTTTTATGACAGGGCACTGCTCACACTACCTGCTATGATGAGTGAATGAGAACTGACTGAATAGGACTCGAGTACAGACAGCCTGACAGCTACACTGACTGAACCAGAATTAACCATTTTCTCAGAGTGGAGCAATGCAGCAACGGCACTGAAAGAACAAGCAAAGACCGATtaacttggactcaagtcaTGGGCGACGGTGAATTCACATGTTCCTTGGATGGTCGTTCTTTACgtcagtgtgttcatgagctttaagttgtaatgtggaaccaacatggacgctacaaagaagatgtattttgtttttcattgcttAGAGCGTTTATACATGTTGATAACGAAGAGCAAAGGACACGGATCAAGTGCACCATTAAATGTGATCGGCACTAATTTTTCAGATTATTCCAACACCACATGAAAGCAGCACAAAGCTGCAGAGGTAACTTTCCCCTCAAAGAACAACAGATCGTTggtcagtgacatttctgtaacatcGTATTGAGCTTACACTCGAGCCTACCTGCATACAAGCAGGATGCTAAATCACTGCATTCAAATGAATAATTCATCTTTATAAATGTAAACTTAAACATGATGACTGGTAATGCATTAAAGAGAAGTTTTGTGGGGCGGGCAGCACTAGCAGTCCAACGTGCATACTATAATGGAGCATCACAGAGAAACTGATGCCATATTTTACAACAAGTATTAAAACCTGAGGTGTTTGATACATTTCCATGAATCAACTCGAAGAATCGATACTGTGAGAAGAATCACTCCACCCATCACTACATCCTGCTGCATCATACATGACTTCCTCTGACACTGTCCTGACACTAATCATCAACCTACCAATGCTCTCGTTGCCGTTGCAGGAGGAGAAATGCAGGGCTGTCCTTCCCTTGTCATCTGCTGCACAGGGGTCGATGTCGTCTTGCAGGAGCTTTCGAACTGGAAGAACAAAATGTTATTAGCAAAACACACATCCTTCCCTTACACCACCTGCAAGGCATGTTGCTGCATCACCTCTCTGTTCGTACCTGTGTCGATGTCATTGCTGTTTGCTGCTTCCCTCAGTCTCTTCACAGCTGTGGAGATAAGTGACAAGTATGTAAACATTGTTTTGTGACTGGATGAACGGGGTCAGATTGTAGAGCAGCAAACAATGGCTTCATTCACTGGCTTTACACTTTCAGAAGGGTGTTGTTTGATGAGCCACTGATAACAcaactgtacatacagtatcCTGTTCATCGGTGGAGCACAGGattgtatttatttcaacatttatttattcttttaattgtttctctatttatttatttaagcatttcttttttctgtattttatctatttaagattatttttctgtttttatttattcatgcatttagtttgatatttatttcaccatttatttattcttttacttgtttctctatttattttttatttgttttaaaaaaagaattctgtgttttatcaatttatgcatttatttcagcattaagttattcttttaaatgtttcggtattatttattttagggttttttttgctttttttccatttatgcATTTATCTCAGCATTTATTTAATCTTGTAATTATTTGTGtagttattcatttttttagaaatcattctttctgttttttattttttatgcatttaGTTTAACTTAtttcataatttatttattctttttatcatttctgtatgcatttaagcatttattttttctgtattttatttattccagcatttttttattcttttaattatttatttcagaatttttgtttccttatttatttagttattttcacatttatatataattattcctgtatttattgatgttttttatttatgtcattATTTCTCCATATACCCAGCCTAGCTTTCATATAAAATATAACTAAAATGGATAAAAATTGCaggtttttgtcttgttttgaagTGTAGACCTAACCTaataaaaatcattgaaagaaaacacatcagtg from Epinephelus moara isolate mb chromosome 18, YSFRI_EMoa_1.0, whole genome shotgun sequence harbors:
- the ankrd54 gene encoding ankyrin repeat domain-containing protein 54 is translated as MDGWSPIVATASDNERSSSEGEYMVEPGAEDEPREAADREQRGNMERMDPGGTAAVGFGISGTGEGKVVLGRVGQRDDKELRYLHLLWEPGRAELGAGGVTSKTGKVMGSRTRRHHRALRNLGPLGKDIYAVKRLREAANSNDIDTVRKLLQDDIDPCAADDKGRTALHFSSCNGNESIVQLLLSHGADPNQRDSLGNTPLHLAACTNHVPVITTLLRGGARVDALDRAGRTPLHLARSKLNILQEGDSRSLETLRGEVTQIIQMLREYLNLMGQSEAKERLEHISTQLQHTRTKEQVDEVTDLLASFTSLSLQKQNLGDR